A genomic segment from Streptomyces sp. NBC_00459 encodes:
- the argH gene encoding argininosuccinate lyase, which translates to MSSNSGDVRLWGGRFADGPAEALAKLSASVHFDWRLAPYDIAGSRAHARVLHKAGLLTDDELTRMLAGLDQLEANLADGTLVPTMADEDIHTALERGLLEILGPDLGGKLRAGRSRNDQVATLFRMYLRDHARTIGGLIADLQDALIGLAEAHPDVAMPGRTHLQHAQPVLFAHHVLAHVQPLSRDAERLRQWDERTAVSPYGSGALAGSSLGLDPESVAKDLGFEHGSVGNSIDGTASRDFVAEFAFITAMIGINLSRIAEEIIIWNTKEFSFVTLHDAFSTGSSIMPQKKNPDIAELARGKSGRLVGNLTGLLATLKALPLAYNRDLQEDKEPVFDSCDQLEVLLPAFTGMMATLTVHRERMEELAPAGFSLATDIAEWLVKQGVPFRVAHEVAGECVKAAEADGVELDGLTDDQFAKISAHLTPEVRTVLNVHGALASRNGRGGTAPSAVAIQLAEVKANVAAQHEWATARTK; encoded by the coding sequence GTGAGCAGCAACAGCGGTGACGTACGGCTCTGGGGCGGCCGTTTCGCCGACGGTCCCGCCGAGGCCCTGGCCAAGCTGTCCGCGTCCGTCCACTTCGACTGGCGGCTCGCGCCCTACGACATCGCCGGATCGCGTGCCCACGCGCGCGTGCTGCACAAGGCGGGCCTGCTCACGGACGACGAGCTGACGCGCATGCTGGCCGGCCTCGACCAGCTCGAAGCGAACCTCGCCGACGGCACCCTTGTCCCCACGATGGCCGACGAGGACATCCACACGGCCCTGGAACGCGGCCTGTTGGAGATCCTCGGCCCCGACCTCGGCGGCAAGCTCCGCGCCGGCCGCTCGCGCAACGACCAGGTCGCCACGCTCTTCCGCATGTACCTCAGGGACCACGCCCGTACGATCGGCGGTCTGATCGCCGACCTCCAGGACGCCCTGATCGGCCTCGCGGAGGCCCACCCCGACGTGGCGATGCCCGGTCGCACCCACCTCCAGCACGCCCAGCCGGTCCTGTTCGCCCACCACGTCCTGGCCCACGTCCAGCCGCTGTCCCGGGACGCGGAGCGCCTGCGCCAGTGGGACGAGCGCACCGCGGTCTCCCCGTACGGTTCGGGCGCGCTGGCCGGTTCGTCGCTCGGCCTGGACCCGGAGTCGGTGGCCAAGGACCTCGGCTTCGAGCACGGCAGCGTGGGCAACTCGATCGACGGCACGGCCTCGCGCGACTTCGTCGCCGAGTTCGCCTTCATCACGGCGATGATCGGGATCAACCTCTCCCGGATCGCCGAGGAGATCATCATCTGGAACACGAAGGAGTTCTCCTTCGTGACCCTGCACGACGCCTTCTCCACGGGCTCGTCGATCATGCCGCAGAAGAAGAACCCGGACATCGCGGAGCTGGCACGCGGCAAGAGCGGCCGTCTGGTCGGCAACCTGACGGGCCTCCTGGCCACGCTCAAGGCCCTGCCCCTCGCCTACAACCGCGACCTCCAGGAGGACAAGGAGCCGGTGTTCGACTCCTGCGACCAGCTGGAGGTCCTGCTCCCCGCCTTCACCGGCATGATGGCCACGCTCACCGTCCACCGCGAGCGCATGGAGGAACTGGCCCCGGCCGGCTTCTCCCTCGCCACCGACATCGCCGAGTGGCTGGTCAAGCAGGGCGTCCCCTTCCGGGTCGCCCACGAGGTCGCCGGCGAGTGCGTGAAGGCCGCGGAGGCCGACGGGGTCGAGCTGGACGGCCTGACCGACGACCAGTTCGCGAAGATCAGCGCCCACCTCACCCCCGAGGTCCGCACGGTCCTGAACGTCCACGGCGCTCTGGCCTCCCGCAACGGCCGCGGCGGCACGGCCCCGAGCGCGGTGGCGATCCAGCTGGCAGAGGTGAAGGCGAACGTGGCGGCCCAGCACGAGTGGGCGACGGCCAGGACGAAGTAA
- a CDS encoding argininosuccinate synthase, whose amino-acid sequence MTERVVLAYSGGLDTSVAIGWIAEETGAEVIAVAVDVGQGGEDLDVIRKRALACGAVEAEVADARDEFAEEYCLPAIKANALYMDRYPLVSALSRPTIVKHLVAAAQKHGATTVAHGCTGKGNDQVRFEAGIVALAPDLKCIAPVRDYAMTRDKAIAFCEEKQLPIATTKKSPYSIDQNVFGRAVETGFLEDIWNAPIEDIYEYTSNPATPREADEVIISFKEGVPVAVDGKPVSVLQAIQQLNERAGAQGIGRIDMVEDRLVGIKSREVYEAPGAIALITAHQELENVTVERELARYKRQVEQRWGELVYDGQWFSPLKRALDGFINEANQHVNGDVRMTLHGGRAVVTGRRSDTSLYDFNLATYDTGDTFDQAAAKGFIDIYSLSSKIAAKRDQA is encoded by the coding sequence GTGACCGAGCGCGTCGTACTCGCCTACTCAGGCGGTCTGGACACCTCCGTCGCCATCGGCTGGATCGCCGAGGAGACGGGCGCCGAGGTCATCGCGGTCGCGGTCGATGTCGGCCAGGGCGGCGAGGACCTGGACGTCATCCGCAAGCGCGCGCTCGCCTGTGGCGCCGTCGAGGCCGAGGTCGCGGACGCCAGGGACGAGTTCGCCGAGGAGTACTGCCTCCCGGCGATCAAGGCCAACGCCCTCTACATGGACCGCTACCCGCTGGTCTCCGCCCTCTCCCGGCCGACGATCGTCAAGCACCTCGTCGCCGCCGCCCAGAAGCACGGCGCCACCACGGTCGCCCACGGCTGCACGGGCAAGGGCAACGACCAGGTGCGGTTCGAGGCCGGCATCGTGGCCCTCGCCCCCGACCTCAAGTGCATCGCCCCGGTCCGCGACTACGCGATGACCCGCGACAAGGCGATCGCCTTCTGCGAGGAGAAGCAGCTCCCGATCGCCACCACCAAGAAGTCCCCGTACTCCATCGACCAGAACGTCTTCGGGCGCGCGGTCGAGACGGGCTTCCTGGAGGACATCTGGAACGCCCCGATCGAGGACATCTACGAGTACACCTCGAACCCCGCCACCCCGCGCGAGGCGGACGAGGTGATCATCTCCTTCAAGGAGGGCGTCCCGGTCGCCGTCGACGGCAAGCCGGTCTCCGTCCTCCAGGCGATCCAGCAGCTGAACGAGCGGGCCGGCGCCCAGGGCATCGGCCGGATCGACATGGTCGAGGACCGTCTCGTCGGCATCAAGTCCCGCGAGGTGTACGAGGCTCCGGGCGCGATCGCCCTGATCACGGCCCACCAGGAGCTGGAGAACGTCACGGTCGAGCGCGAACTCGCCCGCTACAAGCGCCAGGTCGAGCAGCGCTGGGGCGAGCTGGTCTACGACGGCCAGTGGTTCTCCCCGCTCAAGCGCGCCCTGGACGGCTTCATCAACGAGGCCAACCAGCACGTCAACGGCGACGTCCGGATGACGCTGCACGGCGGTCGCGCGGTGGTCACGGGCCGGCGCTCGGACACGTCCCTCTACGACTTCAACCTCGCCACGTACGACACGGGCGACACCTTCGACCAGGCCGCGGCCAAGGGCTTCATCGACATCTACAGCCTGTCGTCGAAGATCGCGGCCAAGCGCGACCAGGCGTAA
- a CDS encoding pyridoxamine 5'-phosphate oxidase family protein, translating into MGKTYERIDGRLRTFIEAQPLFFTATAPLSGDGTVNLSPKGLKGSFVVLDELTVAYLDFAGSTAETVAHLRENGRITLMWCAFEGPPNIVRVHGRGEPVFRDDPRFPELLARFPDIDATAHGLRAIIVVRAELVRDSCGYSVPFMSYDSDRDLHARRFAREDDASLSAYFEKKDHIATSLDGLPGLPLPLPPSTV; encoded by the coding sequence ATGGGAAAGACCTACGAACGCATCGACGGCCGCCTGCGCACGTTCATCGAGGCGCAGCCCCTCTTCTTCACCGCGACCGCCCCGCTGTCCGGCGACGGCACGGTCAACCTCTCCCCCAAGGGCCTCAAGGGCTCGTTCGTCGTCCTCGACGAGCTGACCGTGGCCTATCTCGACTTCGCCGGCAGCACCGCCGAGACCGTCGCGCATCTGCGCGAGAACGGGCGGATCACCCTCATGTGGTGTGCCTTCGAGGGCCCGCCGAACATCGTCCGGGTGCACGGCCGCGGTGAGCCGGTCTTCCGTGACGACCCGCGCTTCCCCGAACTCCTCGCCCGCTTCCCGGACATCGACGCCACCGCGCACGGCCTGCGCGCGATCATCGTCGTGCGCGCCGAACTCGTCCGGGACAGTTGCGGATACTCGGTTCCCTTCATGTCGTACGACAGCGACCGCGATCTGCACGCCAGGCGCTTCGCGCGTGAGGACGACGCCTCGCTCAGCGCCTACTTCGAGAAGAAGGACCACATCGCGACGAGCCTGGACGGACTACCCGGGCTGCCGTTGCCGCTCCCGCCCAGTACCGTCTGA